Proteins from a single region of Chryseomicrobium sp. FSL W7-1435:
- a CDS encoding ribosomal-processing cysteine protease Prp, which produces MIRVVFNRTDKGKIQSFSMSGHAEFDDSGKDLVCAGASAVAFGAVNSLFENAEIEPIIDLGKDGGYLAVEIPLLEDDVTKFKVEIILETLRTSLETIEKDYEQYIKISYN; this is translated from the coding sequence ATGATTCGTGTTGTTTTCAACCGAACGGATAAAGGGAAGATTCAGTCATTTTCGATGTCCGGCCATGCTGAATTTGATGACAGTGGGAAAGATTTAGTCTGTGCAGGAGCTTCGGCCGTTGCATTTGGCGCTGTGAATTCTCTGTTTGAGAATGCCGAAATTGAACCCATCATTGATTTAGGTAAGGACGGAGGCTATTTAGCCGTCGAGATTCCTCTACTGGAGGATGACGTGACGAAGTTTAAAGTCGAGATTATTCTTGAAACACTTCGCACATCACTCGAGACAATAGAAAAAGATTATGAACAGTATATAAAAATATCCTATAACTAA
- a CDS encoding GGDEF domain-containing protein: protein MEVGQTIVYIFVYLLPAATLFILSVIALLSNPSNRDNQVVAAIPFMYSTLFFFEFIRHLLPIDKSPIMVTFIFGNLGLLMLGISLHLYLQISRVYLHRKIWLYPFSLYFIPAVLIFINLFSGGNITNSDVFTQQGAWIVPEYNAKYYGTMAGSIFLILISVCIMNLGIKLENDSSRVKLLKFIRNGSIVTLLLMLILGLVNFGSILPPHSYILIGLIFSMYLVIAIYKFNLIPSLAERYLTIFDLNPNALVIINERFELIELNDAATKQIHRFGLKGTNLKEMLGQLTIGAQFADFIETLKKTPVHHQDTFSFKVNGEKIHLRMDGALMKIDANTLFAIIFRDMTKEIESSRLVNRLAYRDSLTGLANRTYFIQELENAMVLQKPVGVLLIDLNRFKQVNDRYGHLSGDEVLKAFAELLSKSFPSPHFAARLGGDEFVVLLFGITRQPQLDENIQFIRQKGKNFKVHLGEHEIPVEYSVGGAYYQYGDTLDELLMRADEQMYKEKYKDRPHERNSFN from the coding sequence ATGGAAGTTGGACAAACAATCGTTTATATTTTTGTCTATCTTTTACCTGCAGCCACTCTTTTTATATTGTCTGTTATAGCCCTTCTCTCTAATCCTTCAAACCGTGACAATCAAGTTGTAGCGGCTATCCCCTTCATGTATTCCACACTATTCTTCTTTGAGTTTATTCGACATCTGCTTCCTATCGATAAGAGCCCTATAATGGTTACTTTCATTTTTGGAAATTTAGGTCTGCTGATGTTAGGTATTTCACTACATCTATATTTGCAGATCAGTCGCGTCTATTTGCATCGCAAAATCTGGTTATATCCCTTTAGTTTATATTTCATCCCAGCTGTGCTGATTTTTATCAACCTTTTCAGTGGAGGGAATATCACCAACAGTGATGTTTTCACCCAACAAGGCGCGTGGATTGTTCCTGAATATAATGCGAAGTATTATGGAACGATGGCAGGTTCAATATTCCTAATTTTAATATCAGTTTGCATCATGAATTTAGGTATTAAACTTGAAAATGATAGTAGTCGAGTAAAACTATTAAAATTTATTCGAAATGGTTCTATCGTGACGCTACTATTGATGTTGATACTAGGATTGGTGAATTTCGGTAGTATCTTACCTCCGCATTCCTATATTTTAATTGGCCTTATTTTTAGTATGTATTTGGTCATTGCCATCTATAAATTTAATTTAATCCCTTCTCTTGCAGAGAGGTACCTGACGATATTTGATCTGAACCCCAATGCACTCGTCATCATCAATGAACGTTTTGAGCTGATTGAATTGAACGACGCAGCGACTAAGCAAATTCATCGGTTTGGTCTAAAAGGGACCAACTTGAAGGAAATGCTTGGGCAGCTGACGATTGGAGCGCAATTTGCAGATTTTATTGAAACGCTTAAAAAAACGCCAGTCCATCATCAAGATACTTTCTCTTTTAAAGTGAATGGAGAAAAGATTCATTTACGGATGGATGGTGCGCTGATGAAAATAGATGCGAATACGCTATTTGCCATCATTTTCCGAGATATGACGAAGGAGATTGAATCTAGTCGTCTCGTTAATCGATTGGCGTACCGTGATTCTTTGACAGGTCTTGCTAACCGGACTTATTTTATTCAAGAACTTGAAAATGCTATGGTGCTCCAAAAACCAGTTGGCGTATTGCTGATTGATCTGAACCGTTTTAAACAAGTGAATGATCGGTATGGCCATTTGAGTGGAGATGAAGTGCTGAAAGCTTTTGCCGAACTGTTGTCTAAATCATTTCCATCGCCTCATTTCGCTGCACGTCTCGGAGGCGACGAGTTCGTCGTTTTACTATTCGGGATTACGCGCCAACCACAGCTTGATGAAAATATCCAGTTCATCCGTCAAAAAGGAAAGAACTTTAAAGTTCACCTAGGAGAACATGAGATTCCTGTCGAATACAGTGTAGGTGGAGCGTATTATCAATATGGCGACACGCTAGACGAACTGTTGATGCGTGCAGATGAACAGATGTACAAAGAAAAATACAAAGATCGTCCCCATGAAAGGAATTCATTCAATTGA
- a CDS encoding prepilin peptidase has product MTAVVTTFFFIYGLVFGSFYNVVGLRVPEGESIVRPPSHCPKCNRRLTVLDLIPVFSYLFLRGECRGCGSKISFIYPLMELITGILFALAFWHFGWSWELAVALLFYSLLVVLTVSDLAYMLIPDKFLLFFGIPLVILRIFEPLDPWWDSYLGAAVGFSLLLLIAIVSRGGMGGGDIKLFLVIGIVLGTINSLVVLAIASVIGLIFGLISLRLSKRGRKTPIPFGPSIAIAAVVVHLYGEQLIDWYMNLF; this is encoded by the coding sequence TTGACCGCTGTCGTGACAACCTTCTTTTTTATCTATGGTTTAGTGTTTGGTAGTTTTTATAATGTTGTTGGCCTTCGAGTGCCAGAGGGTGAATCCATTGTCCGTCCGCCTTCGCATTGCCCGAAGTGTAATCGACGTTTGACCGTGCTTGACCTTATTCCCGTATTTTCTTATTTATTTTTAAGAGGAGAGTGTCGTGGATGTGGGTCGAAGATTAGCTTTATTTATCCATTGATGGAACTGATAACAGGTATCTTATTTGCCCTTGCATTTTGGCATTTTGGTTGGTCATGGGAACTGGCTGTTGCGTTATTATTCTACTCGTTATTAGTCGTATTGACGGTGTCAGATTTAGCCTATATGTTGATTCCAGACAAGTTTTTGCTGTTTTTCGGAATCCCGCTCGTCATTTTACGAATTTTCGAACCTCTTGACCCATGGTGGGATAGCTACCTAGGTGCTGCCGTCGGGTTTAGCTTATTGCTGTTGATAGCCATTGTCTCGCGTGGAGGCATGGGAGGCGGCGACATCAAATTATTTCTAGTGATTGGGATTGTGCTCGGTACAATCAATTCGCTAGTCGTTCTTGCCATAGCTTCTGTCATTGGGTTGATTTTTGGTCTAATTTCTCTACGTTTATCGAAACGCGGACGAAAGACACCTATTCCATTTGGTCCGTCGATTGCCATTGCTGCTGTTGTAGTGCATCTCTATGGTGAACAACTTATTGATTGGTATATGAACCTCTTCTAA
- the rpmA gene encoding 50S ribosomal protein L27, translating to MLRLDLQFFASKKGVGSTKNGRDSHSKRLGAKRADGQFVSGGSILYRQRGTKIHPGENVGRGGDDTLFAKVDGVVRFERFGRDKKKVSVYPTAQEA from the coding sequence ATGTTAAGATTAGATCTTCAGTTTTTCGCATCGAAAAAAGGAGTAGGTTCGACTAAAAATGGTCGTGACTCTCACTCTAAACGTCTTGGCGCTAAGCGTGCAGACGGTCAATTCGTATCTGGTGGTTCAATTCTTTACCGTCAACGCGGTACAAAAATTCACCCAGGTGAAAACGTAGGCCGTGGTGGTGACGATACACTTTTCGCTAAAGTTGATGGAGTAGTTCGTTTCGAACGCTTCGGACGCGACAAGAAAAAAGTGAGCGTATACCCAACAGCTCAAGAAGCATAA
- the rplU gene encoding 50S ribosomal protein L21, with the protein MYAIIETGGKQIKVEAGQEIYIEKLNVDADETVTFDKVLFVGGNDVKVGAPFVEGATVTAKAVKNGKAKKITVFKYKAKKNYRKKQGHRQPYTKLVVDAINL; encoded by the coding sequence ATGTACGCAATTATTGAAACTGGTGGTAAACAAATCAAAGTTGAGGCTGGTCAAGAAATCTACATCGAGAAATTGAATGTAGACGCTGATGAGACTGTAACATTTGATAAAGTTTTATTCGTTGGTGGTAACGATGTGAAAGTTGGAGCTCCATTCGTGGAAGGCGCAACTGTAACAGCGAAAGCCGTGAAGAATGGTAAAGCTAAGAAAATTACTGTCTTCAAATACAAAGCGAAGAAAAACTACCGCAAAAAGCAAGGTCACCGTCAACCGTACACGAAATTAGTAGTTGACGCAATCAACCTATAA
- the mreD gene encoding rod shape-determining protein MreD, with product MIRFLVIFIALFLFYMEPVFGLLSPVSIGPEFYILVPRFLIIYLVFVAIYYNRKRAIILGVIFGLLYDVFFIDIIGLYSFIYPILIAISVWVMRHVHLNVLTLSLLLLMLLAGLESLLFVFNTIIGTSSLLFDEFLQLRLLPTMLANLVFVVATGWFFKWLLVQRYEQKYHVNT from the coding sequence ATGATTCGTTTTCTTGTCATCTTCATCGCGCTTTTTCTTTTTTATATGGAACCCGTCTTTGGTCTTTTATCCCCCGTTAGCATCGGTCCAGAATTTTATATTTTAGTCCCACGCTTTTTGATCATTTACTTAGTGTTTGTAGCGATTTATTACAATCGCAAGCGGGCAATCATCCTTGGTGTGATTTTTGGTCTCTTGTATGATGTGTTTTTCATTGATATTATTGGATTGTATAGCTTTATCTATCCGATACTCATTGCCATCAGTGTATGGGTGATGCGTCACGTGCATCTTAACGTACTGACGTTATCGTTACTTCTGCTGATGCTGCTTGCCGGGCTGGAGTCGTTGCTCTTTGTGTTCAATACTATTATTGGCACAAGCAGTCTGCTATTTGATGAATTTCTACAATTGCGCCTGCTTCCGACGATGCTTGCAAATCTCGTATTTGTGGTTGCCACAGGCTGGTTCTTCAAATGGCTACTCGTCCAGCGTTACGAACAAAAATATCACGTAAACACATGA
- the mreC gene encoding rod shape-determining protein MreC, protein MPSLFSAKRLIALLVGMIVLVVLISFSLRDRDNANPAESLIKDVVGFGQSLVAKPTHFVVERYTKIESFLHTYEENERLKARIQDYASVQAEVQQLQQENAELEELVGIEEDLSDYEPIRATVIARNPDQWDEKIILDRGTVHGVEANMAVMTAKGLIGKVTLVTNRTATVELVTTQNPNNRISAFVAEDESIFGLIEGYDEERRELILRRLDTNAKVEKGQKITSSGLGGIFPKGIYIGEITEVTSDDHGLTKLAYVKPADDFLTLNQVLIASRTVPMVTGEDGDVEGEEVAEGEDSE, encoded by the coding sequence ATGCCATCATTATTTTCTGCTAAACGGTTGATCGCATTATTGGTGGGCATGATCGTTCTTGTTGTGTTAATCAGCTTTTCACTCCGTGACCGGGACAATGCAAACCCGGCGGAGTCATTGATAAAGGATGTCGTTGGTTTTGGTCAATCACTGGTTGCCAAGCCAACGCATTTTGTCGTTGAACGTTACACGAAAATTGAAAGTTTTCTCCATACATATGAAGAAAATGAGCGTTTGAAGGCACGCATCCAAGATTATGCCTCTGTTCAAGCCGAAGTCCAACAGCTCCAGCAAGAAAACGCAGAGCTTGAAGAACTTGTCGGGATTGAAGAGGACTTGAGCGATTATGAACCGATTCGCGCAACGGTCATCGCACGAAACCCCGATCAGTGGGATGAAAAAATCATCCTCGACCGTGGTACCGTTCATGGCGTCGAAGCCAATATGGCTGTCATGACGGCCAAGGGATTAATTGGGAAAGTAACACTCGTCACCAATCGCACAGCCACTGTCGAATTAGTGACGACACAAAATCCAAACAACCGCATCTCTGCTTTTGTGGCAGAAGATGAATCGATTTTTGGATTGATTGAAGGCTACGATGAAGAACGCCGCGAGTTAATCTTGCGTCGACTTGATACAAATGCCAAAGTGGAAAAAGGTCAAAAAATCACATCTTCAGGGCTCGGCGGGATTTTTCCAAAAGGAATTTACATTGGAGAAATCACAGAAGTCACTTCAGATGACCATGGTCTGACCAAGCTTGCTTACGTCAAACCGGCCGATGATTTCTTGACATTAAATCAAGTTCTCATAGCCTCTCGCACAGTACCTATGGTTACGGGTGAAGATGGTGACGTAGAAGGAGAGGAAGTAGCGGAAGGAGAGGACAGTGAATGA
- the radC gene encoding DNA repair protein RadC: MTKLLTESFELIRDVNHDDRPRERLIQQGAQSLSNQELLAILLRTGTKDRSVLSLSNEILNYFERIHYLKNATIEELTQIKGVGTVKAVQLLAAVEFGRRLSTQDVQDRVTVRSPKDAADYIKHDLHHLMQEHFIILFLNVKNQIIHKQTIFIGGLSASIVHPREVFREAIKKSCASIIAVHNHPSGNPTPSPEDIAVTKRLRDAGQIMGIELLDHLIIGDHQFISLKEKGYM, from the coding sequence ATGACAAAACTACTAACAGAATCCTTTGAGCTGATTCGAGATGTTAATCACGATGACCGTCCACGAGAACGATTGATCCAACAAGGGGCACAAAGTTTATCGAACCAAGAGTTACTTGCAATTCTACTTCGAACAGGGACAAAAGATCGATCGGTTTTATCCTTGTCGAATGAAATATTAAACTACTTTGAACGTATCCATTACTTAAAAAATGCCACGATTGAAGAATTAACTCAGATTAAAGGAGTGGGTACTGTTAAAGCCGTTCAATTACTAGCAGCCGTCGAATTCGGCAGAAGACTCTCGACGCAAGATGTTCAAGACCGCGTTACCGTAAGATCACCAAAAGATGCAGCCGATTATATTAAACATGACCTGCACCATTTGATGCAGGAGCATTTCATCATTTTATTTTTGAACGTAAAAAATCAAATCATTCACAAACAAACCATTTTTATCGGTGGACTGAGTGCTTCAATTGTTCATCCTCGTGAAGTGTTTCGAGAAGCCATAAAAAAATCTTGCGCCTCAATAATTGCGGTACACAACCATCCAAGTGGGAACCCCACACCGTCTCCTGAAGACATCGCTGTGACCAAACGCCTACGAGATGCCGGGCAGATCATGGGTATCGAGTTACTGGATCATTTGATTATCGGTGACCATCAATTCATCAGTCTGAAAGAAAAGGGGTACATGTGA
- a CDS encoding Spo0B domain-containing protein, translating into MNEQLEINKVLRAFNHDTLNRLQVMQMNLDLGRTEEVRRLIENYSLRCQYFFKLNNAGFKQSNNWLETIHMYHPELKTTYEVKGDLKATESQDREMVEVFQTFVRQMKQRFTGYHDQLMHVSFDMEEPMEICIQFVGNWSDLEGITCERDAEFITEVQEYTKTSLKLRLVERRGQE; encoded by the coding sequence ATGAATGAACAATTGGAAATTAATAAAGTGCTACGCGCTTTCAATCACGATACACTGAATCGGCTTCAGGTGATGCAGATGAATCTGGACCTGGGGCGAACGGAAGAAGTACGCCGACTTATCGAAAACTATTCGTTACGTTGCCAATACTTTTTCAAACTAAATAATGCTGGTTTCAAGCAAAGCAATAATTGGCTAGAAACGATTCATATGTATCATCCGGAGCTGAAAACCACCTATGAAGTCAAAGGTGACTTAAAAGCAACAGAGTCACAAGACCGTGAAATGGTTGAAGTGTTCCAAACATTTGTCAGACAGATGAAACAGCGGTTTACCGGCTACCATGACCAATTGATGCACGTCTCGTTTGATATGGAAGAGCCAATGGAAATTTGTATTCAATTCGTCGGAAATTGGTCAGATCTCGAAGGCATAACTTGCGAACGCGATGCAGAATTTATTACAGAAGTACAAGAATATACAAAAACCTCTCTAAAGCTACGACTAGTGGAAAGAAGAGGACAGGAGTGA
- the obgE gene encoding GTPase ObgE has protein sequence MFVDHVKIYIKGGDGGDGMVAFRREKYVPNGGPAGGDGGRGGNVVFVVDEGLRTLMDFRFKRNFKAERGEHGATKGMHGRGSGDMVIKVPPGTVVIDEASGDILADLVEQGQKKTIAKGGRGGRGNIRFATPANPAPELSEKGEPGQELNVVLELKVLADAGLVGFPSVGKSTLLSVVSAAKPKIGAYHFTTIVPNLGMVDMENNQSFVMADLPGLIEGASEGVGLGHQFLKHIERTRVIVHVIDMSGMEGRDPYEDYVTINEELKNYNMRLTERKQIIVANKMDMPDAEENLQAFKEKVGEDVQIYPISAVSRQGLQPLLYAIATVLETAPEYPLHEVVEEASDKSVLYKHEASRDHFVITREDDGAFVLSGGTVERVFKMTDFSREESIRRFARQLRGMGIDDALRERGAKDGDIVRLLEFEFEFIE, from the coding sequence ATGTTTGTCGATCACGTAAAGATTTACATTAAAGGCGGTGACGGCGGAGATGGCATGGTAGCCTTCCGTCGAGAAAAGTATGTACCAAATGGAGGACCTGCAGGTGGAGACGGCGGTCGCGGAGGAAATGTCGTGTTTGTCGTGGACGAAGGTCTACGTACATTAATGGATTTCCGATTCAAACGTAACTTTAAAGCAGAACGTGGTGAGCATGGCGCTACAAAAGGCATGCATGGCCGTGGGTCTGGCGATATGGTTATTAAAGTTCCACCAGGAACGGTTGTTATCGACGAAGCTTCAGGCGATATTCTTGCGGATCTTGTGGAACAAGGTCAGAAAAAGACAATCGCTAAAGGTGGACGTGGTGGCCGCGGGAACATCCGCTTTGCAACACCAGCTAACCCAGCACCAGAACTCTCTGAAAAAGGAGAGCCAGGTCAAGAATTAAACGTTGTGCTTGAGCTGAAAGTTCTAGCAGACGCAGGTCTTGTAGGATTCCCAAGTGTTGGGAAGTCAACATTACTATCTGTTGTTTCAGCTGCTAAGCCTAAAATTGGCGCTTATCACTTCACAACTATCGTGCCAAACCTAGGAATGGTCGATATGGAGAACAACCAAAGCTTCGTTATGGCCGATCTTCCGGGATTGATCGAAGGCGCGTCTGAAGGCGTTGGACTTGGTCACCAATTCCTCAAGCATATTGAGCGTACTCGTGTTATCGTGCACGTCATCGATATGTCCGGCATGGAGGGTCGCGACCCGTACGAAGATTATGTAACAATCAACGAAGAGTTGAAAAACTACAACATGCGTTTGACTGAGCGTAAACAAATTATTGTTGCTAACAAAATGGACATGCCAGATGCAGAAGAAAACCTTCAAGCATTTAAAGAAAAAGTGGGCGAAGACGTTCAGATTTATCCAATCTCAGCAGTTTCTCGCCAAGGTTTACAGCCATTACTGTATGCAATTGCAACAGTTCTTGAAACGGCTCCTGAATATCCATTGCATGAAGTGGTGGAAGAGGCGTCTGACAAGTCTGTTCTTTACAAGCATGAAGCATCTCGCGATCACTTTGTAATTACACGCGAAGATGATGGTGCATTTGTCTTATCAGGTGGTACTGTAGAGCGCGTATTCAAAATGACTGATTTCTCTCGTGAAGAGTCCATCCGTCGTTTTGCACGTCAGCTTCGTGGTATGGGGATCGATGATGCCTTACGCGAACGTGGTGCCAAAGATGGCGACATCGTGCGTCTTCTTGAATTTGAATTTGAATTTATCGAATAG
- a CDS encoding ACT domain-containing protein, translating into MKDVTNQHFYLVREDVLTEAMQKTLEAKALLQTGKVSSIWDAVKEVDLSRSAFYKYRDAVFPFHSIVQERILTVFLQLEDREGTLARLLQLVADSQCNILTIHQTIPIQGRASVTLSLDVTTMSKDINEFLGDMKRLDFVEAADVISSGAF; encoded by the coding sequence GTGAAAGATGTAACCAATCAACATTTTTATTTAGTGCGTGAAGATGTCCTGACCGAAGCGATGCAGAAGACGCTCGAAGCCAAAGCGCTACTGCAGACGGGGAAAGTAAGCTCCATTTGGGACGCAGTGAAGGAAGTCGATTTGTCGAGAAGTGCATTCTATAAATACCGTGACGCCGTCTTTCCCTTCCATTCCATTGTGCAAGAACGTATCTTGACCGTCTTTTTACAGTTAGAAGACAGAGAAGGGACGCTTGCTCGTCTTTTGCAACTTGTAGCCGATAGCCAGTGCAACATCTTGACCATTCACCAAACGATTCCGATTCAAGGTCGTGCAAGTGTTACGTTGTCCTTGGATGTCACGACAATGAGCAAAGATATTAACGAATTTTTAGGGGACATGAAGCGACTTGATTTTGTGGAAGCGGCTGATGTCATCAGTTCAGGTGCATTTTAA
- the minC gene encoding septum site-determining protein MinC produces MSKQQGITIRGTKDGLVMRLDDQMGYQELLDELRDKMNEEAFDGTAEMTIQLGHRYLTNEQKKDVIQLIEKDQKIRITKVQSEVMSVEEFNQRLIEKQSETYVGIVRSGQVVQAEGDLVVIGDINPNGRVVAGGNIYVLGRLKGIAHAGAKGNRGAVIAASWLEATHLKIDDVLETMTDELTVLSEHPEMECAYLHTTGKLVIDRLQELRRIRPDISTFKGGI; encoded by the coding sequence TTGTCCAAACAACAAGGAATCACCATCCGAGGAACAAAAGATGGTCTTGTCATGCGCCTTGATGACCAAATGGGGTATCAAGAGCTGCTTGACGAACTGAGAGATAAAATGAATGAAGAAGCGTTTGACGGTACAGCTGAAATGACGATTCAACTGGGTCATCGTTATTTGACGAACGAACAGAAAAAAGACGTGATTCAACTGATTGAAAAAGATCAGAAGATCCGTATCACGAAAGTTCAAAGTGAAGTTATGTCTGTCGAAGAATTCAACCAACGTCTCATTGAAAAGCAATCTGAAACGTATGTCGGCATTGTTCGCTCTGGGCAAGTCGTTCAAGCTGAAGGAGATCTTGTGGTGATTGGTGATATCAATCCTAATGGTCGTGTCGTCGCAGGTGGGAACATCTATGTATTAGGCCGTTTAAAAGGGATTGCTCATGCTGGTGCCAAAGGAAACCGAGGTGCTGTGATTGCAGCTAGCTGGTTAGAAGCCACTCATTTAAAGATTGATGATGTGTTGGAGACCATGACTGATGAGCTGACAGTCCTTTCCGAACACCCAGAAATGGAATGTGCCTACTTACATACAACAGGGAAGTTGGTCATTGACCGACTTCAAGAATTAAGACGGATTCGTCCGGACATCTCGACGTTTAAAGGAGGAATCTAA
- the minD gene encoding septum site-determining protein MinD encodes MGQAIVITSGKGGVGKTTSTANLGTALALQGKKVCLVDTDIGLRNLDVVLGLENRIIYDLVDVVEGRCKAHQALVKDKRFDDKLFLLPAAQTADKHAVTPEQMRELIGELKQDYDYILIDCPAGIEQGYKNAVAGADQAIVVTTPEISAVRDADRIIGLLEQEPNLAPPKLIINRIRQHLMDRGEALDVNEITTHLSIDLLGIVADDERVISSSNKGEPIVMDPTTKASQGYRNIARRILGESVPLMSMTNTKAGMFSKIKSIFSK; translated from the coding sequence GTGGGACAAGCAATCGTAATAACTTCAGGTAAAGGGGGCGTTGGTAAGACAACGTCGACAGCTAACCTGGGAACTGCATTAGCTTTACAAGGCAAGAAAGTATGTCTGGTTGATACCGATATCGGTCTTCGCAACTTAGATGTGGTCCTTGGACTTGAAAACCGTATCATCTATGATTTAGTAGACGTAGTGGAAGGGCGTTGTAAAGCGCATCAAGCACTCGTAAAAGATAAACGTTTTGACGATAAATTGTTCTTACTACCAGCTGCACAAACGGCTGATAAGCACGCTGTAACACCCGAACAAATGAGAGAATTGATTGGGGAACTGAAGCAAGATTATGACTATATCCTGATCGATTGCCCTGCAGGGATCGAGCAAGGGTATAAAAATGCCGTCGCAGGTGCTGACCAGGCGATCGTTGTCACAACACCAGAAATTTCTGCCGTGCGCGATGCGGATCGAATCATTGGGCTTCTTGAACAAGAGCCAAACTTGGCTCCGCCAAAATTGATCATTAACCGCATTCGTCAACATTTGATGGACAGAGGTGAGGCGTTAGATGTGAATGAAATCACAACACATCTTTCAATTGATCTATTAGGTATCGTCGCGGATGACGAACGTGTTATCAGTTCATCCAACAAAGGGGAACCAATTGTTATGGACCCAACGACGAAAGCTTCACAAGGCTACCGCAACATTGCTCGTCGAATTCTTGGAGAGTCTGTGCCTCTTATGTCCATGACTAATACTAAGGCCGGCATGTTCTCGAAAATTAAATCTATTTTCAGCAAATAA
- a CDS encoding rod shape-determining protein, with the protein MFGFGAKDIGIDLGTANTLVFMKGKGIVLREPSVVAKNTQTNDIVAVGNDARNMIGRTPGSIVAIRPMKDGVIADYETTWKMIEYYMKNGLKAAGTSWSKPNVMICVPYGITSVEQRAVIDAAKQAGARDAVTIEEPFAAAIGANLPVWEPTGSMVVDIGGGTTEVAVISLGGIVTSESVRVAGDSMDLAIVSYIRKMYNLTIGERTSEAIKMEIGSALVIGEEEKMEIRGRDLVTGLPKTIEVSSKEIADALRESISVIIDGVKRTLEKTPPELSADIMERGIMLTGGGALLKNLDKVISDETNMPVFIAEEPLDCVAIGTGMALDHMNDIRKQQPRR; encoded by the coding sequence GTGTTTGGATTTGGAGCAAAAGATATTGGGATTGATTTAGGAACAGCAAATACACTTGTATTTATGAAGGGGAAGGGTATTGTCCTTCGTGAGCCTTCGGTAGTAGCTAAAAATACGCAAACAAATGACATCGTAGCTGTAGGTAACGATGCACGTAATATGATCGGCCGTACACCAGGGTCAATCGTCGCGATTCGTCCGATGAAAGATGGCGTAATTGCTGACTATGAAACTACTTGGAAAATGATTGAGTACTATATGAAAAACGGTTTGAAAGCTGCCGGCACGAGCTGGAGCAAGCCAAATGTAATGATCTGCGTACCTTACGGAATTACTTCTGTAGAACAACGTGCTGTTATCGATGCAGCTAAACAAGCAGGAGCACGTGATGCAGTTACAATTGAAGAGCCATTTGCAGCAGCAATTGGAGCAAATCTTCCGGTTTGGGAACCAACTGGTTCAATGGTCGTCGATATTGGTGGAGGTACAACAGAAGTGGCGGTTATTTCACTAGGCGGTATCGTCACAAGTGAATCTGTTCGTGTTGCAGGTGATTCGATGGATCTAGCGATTGTTAGCTATATCCGCAAAATGTATAACCTAACAATTGGGGAACGTACTTCAGAAGCTATTAAGATGGAGATTGGTTCTGCATTAGTTATTGGTGAAGAAGAGAAGATGGAAATTCGTGGACGTGACCTGGTAACGGGCTTACCAAAAACGATTGAAGTTTCTTCTAAAGAAATTGCCGACGCTTTACGTGAATCTATTTCCGTTATTATTGACGGAGTAAAACGTACGCTTGAAAAAACGCCTCCAGAATTGTCTGCGGACATCATGGAACGTGGCATTATGCTTACAGGTGGGGGAGCATTGCTGAAAAACTTGGACAAAGTGATCAGTGATGAGACAAACATGCCTGTATTTATCGCAGAAGAGCCACTGGATTGTGTCGCTATCGGTACAGGTATGGCGCTCGATCACATGAACGATATTCGCAAACAACAACCACGCCGATAA